A part of Deinococcus aerolatus genomic DNA contains:
- the treZ gene encoding malto-oligosyltrehalose trehalohydrolase has protein sequence MTTPSSDQAETPKPPTSVHHDAPETRLGAHLLPGGESTRFRLWTTTAAQAQVKVNGTMHAMNDVGDGFFEVILPVGAGSRYLFVLDGRELPDPYARFLPDGVHGEAEVDHPDTYTWQNTGWSGLSLSDCVFYEMHIGTFTPEGTYRAAQERLPYLKDLGITAIQLMPLAAYDGERGWGYDGVALYAPHAPYGRPEDLMALIDAAHGLGLGVFLDVVYNHFGPAGNYLSAYSPTYFTERFSSAWGMGLDYAEVHMRRYVTGNALMWLDEYRFDGLRLDATAAMQDDSPVHILKELATEVHELGGTHLLLAEDHRNEPGLILEDGLDGIWVDDFHHEVRVTLTGEQEGYYGGFQGSASELAHVLNRGWKYEGQFWSVTGEEHARGKSSDGLEAPSFVYCIQNHDQIGNRAVGDRLQQHADVSIQQFRGASTLLLTLPMTPLLFQGQEWAAETPFPFFSDHAGELGQLVTEGRKKEFAYFSDFTHLEVPDPQARSTFESAKIDWTEKEGGEHAQTLALYQTLLRLRREDPVLQHRSRQYLTAGSEGELLWVRQCNPAGERVLLWNVGQDAVQVGGLRLPHPLPTRVVLHSEQIGAAPRELSVLNPGEAVLLGDA, from the coding sequence ATGACCACCCCATCTTCGGATCAAGCTGAGACCCCCAAGCCGCCCACCTCTGTCCACCATGACGCCCCCGAGACCCGGCTGGGGGCGCACCTGCTGCCCGGCGGGGAAAGCACCCGTTTTCGCCTGTGGACCACAACTGCCGCGCAGGCACAGGTCAAGGTCAATGGCACCATGCATGCCATGAACGATGTGGGGGACGGCTTTTTTGAGGTGATCTTGCCCGTCGGCGCCGGCTCACGCTACCTGTTCGTGCTGGACGGCCGTGAACTGCCTGATCCCTACGCCCGCTTTCTGCCGGACGGCGTGCATGGCGAGGCCGAGGTGGACCATCCGGACACGTACACTTGGCAGAACACTGGATGGAGCGGGCTGTCGCTGTCCGACTGTGTGTTCTACGAAATGCATATCGGCACCTTCACCCCGGAGGGCACCTACCGCGCCGCGCAGGAGCGGCTGCCCTACCTCAAGGACCTGGGCATCACCGCCATTCAGCTGATGCCGCTCGCCGCCTATGACGGCGAGCGCGGCTGGGGCTACGACGGGGTGGCGCTGTACGCCCCACACGCCCCCTACGGGCGGCCCGAGGACCTGATGGCGCTGATTGACGCCGCGCACGGGCTGGGGCTGGGGGTGTTTCTGGACGTGGTGTACAACCACTTTGGCCCGGCAGGCAACTACCTGTCGGCCTACAGCCCCACCTACTTCACCGAACGCTTCAGCAGCGCGTGGGGCATGGGCCTGGATTACGCCGAGGTCCACATGCGCCGCTACGTGACCGGCAACGCGCTGATGTGGCTCGACGAGTACCGTTTTGACGGCCTGCGTCTGGACGCCACCGCCGCCATGCAGGACGACAGTCCGGTGCACATCCTCAAGGAACTGGCGACAGAGGTGCATGAATTGGGTGGGACCCACCTGCTTCTCGCCGAAGACCACCGCAACGAGCCGGGCCTGATTCTGGAAGACGGCTTGGACGGCATCTGGGTGGACGACTTTCACCACGAGGTACGCGTGACCCTCACTGGAGAGCAGGAGGGGTATTACGGCGGCTTCCAGGGCAGCGCCTCCGAGCTGGCACACGTGCTCAACCGGGGCTGGAAGTACGAGGGGCAGTTCTGGTCCGTGACCGGCGAGGAGCACGCACGCGGCAAATCGTCGGATGGGCTGGAGGCGCCGAGCTTCGTGTACTGCATCCAGAACCATGACCAGATCGGCAACCGCGCTGTCGGGGACCGCCTTCAGCAGCACGCGGACGTCAGCATTCAGCAATTCCGGGGCGCATCCACGCTGCTCCTGACGTTGCCAATGACACCACTGCTGTTTCAGGGGCAGGAATGGGCCGCCGAGACACCGTTTCCCTTCTTCAGTGACCATGCCGGGGAACTGGGCCAGCTGGTGACCGAGGGGCGCAAGAAGGAGTTCGCGTACTTCAGCGATTTCACGCATCTGGAAGTACCGGACCCGCAGGCCCGCAGCACCTTTGAAAGTGCCAAGATAGACTGGACTGAGAAGGAAGGCGGCGAGCACGCCCAGACACTGGCCCTGTATCAGACCCTGCTGAGGCTGCGCCGCGAGGACCCTGTCCTGCAACACCGTTCGCGCCAGTACCTGACGGCAGGCAGTGAGGGCGAACTGCTGTGGGTGCGCCAGTGCAACCCGGCAGGCGAGCGCGTGCTGCTGTGGAACGTTGGCCAGGACGCGGTGCAGGTGGGCGGCCTGAGACTGCCCCACCCCCTGCCCACCCGCGTGGTTCTCCACTCCGAGCAGATCGGCGCCGCGCCGCGAGAGCTGAGCGTCCTGAACCCCGGCGAGGCCGTTCTACTGGGTGACGCATGA